From Syntrophales bacterium:
TATCTGTTTTTACTACAACACCCCACTGGAAATATCAAAAAATCGCTCAAAAAAGCGTATCAATTTGTCCAAAACGCTCTCCTCCGGGAGAAAAGCGTGATACAGGCGGCAGAACCTTGGCTAAAGCAGTGCCCGTGGTTGCAATACTGCCGTTACGAAAAGCGTTGCGCACAAATTTATAGGTTTCGTCGTGATCAAGATTTTCTTGCTTAATAATCTCGTCTAGTTCCTCTATTTTTTTCTTTTCCACATACTTCTGCCAGTCTTCATCCACGACCGAATGGATATCAAGCGAAGCGATAAACTGGTTGATGAGGTCTTTTTTGTTGCGCAGTTCAACGCTTGCATCAATTGCTTTATTAATGTCAATGAGCAGTTCGCGGTTCTTGATGTGGTCTTCGTCAGTTATGAAGTTCCGCGTTGAATTAATTGTAATGCCCTCGATAGAAAGATCTCCAACAGAAGCCCATGGGATATCACCATTCCAATAACTTTGAACGGCTTTTGATGGGGTGCCTCCACCAATATTTTTTGCTATACACTGCCCCAACTCCTTAAACTCCACTCCCTCCGGACAGAGTTCGGCAATCAGTTTTTCAATTTTGCTTTGATGTTTGGGCATATTATTTCTGTTTCTTCTTCATCTGTTTCTCAATCTGCTTCAAACTTTCCAAATAGGACTTCTCCACTTCACTGAGCGTCTTTGCTTTGAATTTCCTGTATTCAACCGTTGCCTTCTTTTCGGCTTGCTCATGGCTCACGCTTCCGGCATTGTTGAGCAATTTACGTCCGGCTGATGACAGAATGGCATCGAGTTCACGGACATAATCCGCCATGCGCATGGGCTTGTGT
This genomic window contains:
- a CDS encoding virulence RhuM family protein; this translates as SEVIYLRVDSDKPFAGLTNFKGAQPTQAEAMIAKNYLDLKELKVLNNLVSAYFDIAEVNAIEHKPMRMADYVRELDAILSSAGRKLLNNAGSVSHEQAEKKATVEYRKFKAKTLSEVEKSYLESLKQIEKQMKKKQK